From the Juglans microcarpa x Juglans regia isolate MS1-56 chromosome 3D, Jm3101_v1.0, whole genome shotgun sequence genome, the window TCTGGGGAAGTATGGGACGCCATCCTGTCGGGGGCGAGGTGGTGCTTGTGTTAGGCAGGCTTGGTCGACGAAGTGTGGTAACGGTGGGAATATTGGTCGTAGAAATTCGGGGAACTTAAACGGCTATACTCGAAAGGCGGACTCTCTGAATACTCGGGGTCGGTCCTGTGCCCGGGATGAGAAGAAAAAGTCTTCTCCGGTGCTGCCTGTGCATTGTGGTGTAGGAAAAACCACCATTATGATAAGAAATATACCAAGCAAATACACGTATGATATTCCATTCATCCTCAACACACGTATATACACACACGGGAGAGACTTTGTTTATTGTTTGTTGAGTCTTCTCTGCATATTGGTTCAACTTTTGGAAACCTAGCTATGAATTTCTGGGCTTGACGTTTCCTGAATGATGTATTTGGTTGATTAAAGATATTCTTCCCCCCTTTTACCAATTCAGTTCTATTTATTTACGAAGAGGTGTGGATGTCAGCCATTTTTTTGACAAATTGGTTCAATCCTCTGATCCCTGTTAGCTGGGTTGcccattatctttattttctcgGTTCATGCTTGCCTTCTGTGATTAGCTtcattattttccttatttcttcCTTCTGTACATGTTACATGTTCTGTCAGACGTAAGATGTTGGTGGAATTCCTGGACGAGCATTGCAAGTTGGAGAATGAAAAAGTGGAGACTGAAGAACAAATCGTGTCCGCTTTTAATTTCGTATATTTGCCTATAGACTTCAGGTATTTCGTGTTAATTCAGCTTAATTTCCTTGTCAAGTTCGTATGTGACCCTTGACTCGAGCTCCACTTCCAATTAGTTCTATATGCAATATTTGTGCCCCTCGAGTATTGAGAAACAAAAGTCACTTGTACAGCACTGGGTGTAACAAAGGATACGCATTCGTTAACTTCACCGACCCTCGCGCCGTGTGGAAGTTTTACCTTGCGGCTAACAACCAGTCATGGGAGCTTTTTCATTCAAACAAGATACGCCAGATAGCCTTCGCAAGACTCCAGGTATAGAACTCATTGTTATTGATGCAAAAATATCTCTGCACCACCCATCATTATCTGTctcatgttttgattttgaaaatgttgaacaGGGAGAGGAACTGGTGAGGCACTTTGAGAGTATGGGATTTCCGTGTGAATCGGACGAAGTCTTGCCTGTGTCCTTTAGCCCTCCTCGCGATGGCTCGAGGGATTTCGGGAAACAAAGTATAGTGGGGAGATGTATCCGCACGGGACCTCGTGGACACAGGCACGAGAGGGTTCGCTGAGCACAGACACAGGCTTGCACAATGAAATCTTAGCCGTTGGACCTGGTGGCTCTGATGATTGATGAGACAAGTTTCTTGtcaatttcttcatcatcatcatgctttGGCTTTTTTTCTTCAGCTCTTAGTTTGGTTTAAATTCCTTCTATTTTAGTTGGGGTTGTAATTTCTAGACGCTTAGGAATGGTTTGCATAGCTAGTGTACGTACGTAACGTAACTGTGTTGCTTGGCGCTTAGTTAATGCCAGTGACGAGGGTGGAGCTTGGCACCTGAACCTAAAGGGTCCGTGGGAAGGAATACGTGGTGGGCTCCACCCTCGAGATGTATTGTTGTGAATTGTCAATGGTTCATAACAAGGACTGAGATGTTGTACTTCTCGACTTCTGTGGGTCGTGGAATTAGAGAGCTGGAAAAAATCTATACAACCTCTACTATTCCATAATTTCTACTACTATTCCATAATTTCTAcgcaccatattttttttaatttttgttatttttttcttttatcaaatatttaatatataagtaatgaataaaagaattgaattaatttaaaaaaaaataaactcaaaataagaatttaaataaatattaaaaattttaaaaaatataatgtctGGGGAGGACGTAAAGCATTTCTCGTTATCATAAAAAAGCACTGTGTCGAGACCATGGATGGCCGCAGCTGTCTGTTATTCCTGTGAATGGAAGTGAAGGCCATACAACTGCCTGTCAAGGCCATGCGCTACAGATttgataatagaaaaaaataaaataaaaatgagtgtaaaaaaaaaataaaagtaagtatGTGGTGTGTGTGAATAAatagtagaatttttttaaaattaatttgctCTTAATTTCTTaagctttaaaaaaatgttttgttataaacactataatttttgtattcaattttttatatgcCCCACATAATGAgaagaaagtaaaaattaaaaaaattatgaatagtgTGCCAtgactataattttttaattttttaattttttttttaaaaaaacatcaaattttCGGGTATTTTGTGGGCCGATGGAAGGCCGTTAAAACCCTTGCAACTAGAAATTCGATAGGGTAGTTATCTAATTCGGTGGGCAAGTAGTATAAAATATCATGCTTTGAGAAAACAGCCCAATGGCCAAGACTTGGGCAATCCTATCTGATCATGCTCCACACAAGTACCACCAGTACTTGGTCTGTTAGGATCGAGTGGTCATTCAAGCGCCTTACCAATGTTCTGAGTGCCAGTGGCCGACGAGCTGAATATTATTTGATTCATACGTAATGATTATACACTAGCCTATAAAATAATCTGATCAacatttcattataaaataatctcaGTTTTACACCACGATAATTTTGAACGTTGGGCTTAAGATTTGTGGATTACGTGATTTTATAACAAACTACGATCCATTCTGTTTGTCAAGATGGGTTTGCATTGCATTGCAGTGCATTGTGGAGCATCATGGTCTTAGTACGGTGTAGTTTATCAAAGGTTAGCTGGCTgaaaacatgaatatttatatattgtattatatcaaatcatgtcagtttataaatattttatttttaaaatttttgtgtaGAAGTATTTTTTTCGGTTGTATGAAAGTAAAGCATTCGACCTATTTTTCCAGGCTCACACGTAAACGCAATGGTTAGTTTCACAAATCTGACGGCACTGACCATGGTAGACTCCTTGTACTGAAAGTCTGAAATAGAGATGAGTTTTGGCGGGTAACGTTAGAATTTTGataactttatcaaatattCAAGTCCGACAAAGATCTTTCATCGCTTTAGCAGCAAAAAATACCAAGTAGCCAGGAAAGTAATACTATGCGAAGGAGCAAAATCAAGTGACAGTCAACTTTGGAACCTCTAGTACTAGTATATGTCGAGTTGTGTTCTATCAAGCCAGTTCCTCCTTGCCATTGCGAAGCTCAATTCTCCCAGCATCATCGAAACTTGGAATGGGGCAATTGACCATACACGCACCTCATGACCACAAGGCTATCCATAGGAAGGGTTATGGATTTTGCACCGTACTTCCTTCTTTTCACCTATCTCAAGCACCTCTGACTTATGTAATCAGGCACTAGCTagcttattttctttcttttcgtaGCTTATTTCGTGTAATCAAAGTGAAGAAGAAGGTGGGCCTTTAaggttcgtttgttttcagagatgagatgagatgaaatgagattaaaattaaaaagttgaataaaatattgttaaaatatattttttaatattatttttattttgagacttgaaaaaattaaattatttattttattttgtgtgaagatttaaaacaaatataataatgagattagatgttttctaaaatcaaacgaggccttaacAGTCTGCTCTTATTTGTCTAAGGGATCTTTGAAAGATTTAAAATAGAACTTTGAGCCAGGTTACAGAATAATTTTAACGTCGACTTTCGTACTATGCTAATATTTATTAGaccaaaaactattatttttgaTTAATTGAGGGGGTGTTGCGAGAATCGAACTCGCGACCTCTCGCACCCGAAGCGAGAATCATACCACTAGACCAAACACCCACCTTCTGCGACTGGAGAGTCTGCCGTTTGTAATACGACAACAATGTGATTGCATtaattgttaatacttaaaagcTAAGACAGCACTTGCGTCTGGGAGCGCGCCTGAATATCAACGTATCATTACCGCGTGCTCATCACATTATCCGTCGCAAAGATACGAACAATCAATCTTAATCCAATCTTTTCGTTGCCcatcattctctttcttttttttctttttttttttgtttttgtgtttttctcaaTCAAGTTTATCACTTTATTGTGGTTGGAAAAATATGCAGTTTTCCACAATTTCTTGTTAGAGTAAAGTTATAGAGCAGTCTACTATAGCATATCAGCCGTAACATACTTGAGCTGgcttgctttttttcttttttttttctttttcttctgtatgctagttttttttttctctacacATTGAACAGCTCACTGTACCACATTACTAAATAAGTCCGTAGCACATCAGTCATTCTACATATAAGATGTATTGCTGCTGTAAAGATTTGTTCTTCTTATTAGGCATGAAACTATAATAAAAGGCGGCGTTGGCTGCAATGGGTCTCTAAGGGTTAAACCATCCCTATCATATGTAATGATGCTCTAAgggagattttattttatttttaaccaaTTTGCCCCGAGGAATGCTGCTGCCTATTCCCAcgctattttaattttttttattaaattaattaaattattttattcatcatcccatacttattaaaaaaggaaaatattaatgataaataaattttttttttctaagcaaattaatttcattaaattaaaaaagtaatagaaaacagtataaaatgatgaatagagtTATTTGGGACCAATTTTTTGGTCCCTACTTCTTTGCGactttaattcatcaaaataaacaagATATGCTAAATTAAAATCTTTCACAACACttccatttaattaatatgtaatttatcattttatttcaacatatttaaacattaagatataaagataaaaatgacaaatcacatatatattaattaagtagagattaattaagtaaaaatgtATGACGTAAGACTTCTCTGTAGAATTTATCTAGTTAAAAAGGTCCTAATTTCTCGTCTCGCTGGCCGTGGTGAAATACATATCACAGGTTGGGACAATACAATGCTCTTTGCTTTTACCCTCGTTGAGGTAAAGAATGTACTGTTGATTTATGGTTCTGTAGGCTCGAACCATAAATTTTTCATTCTTGAAAAATTGATTTCAGTAAGTTTATTTGGAGTACTTAACTACGTAGCCCTTAGTTTTTCCAATTTATTATGACTCAAATCTTCAGAGTAAAGTATGTTATTTGGAGAAAGAAGGCAccgaagagagagaaaaaatggtGCCTGAAACATAAAAACTTTGTGCTCTTAGAGAAGTTGTAATTGATGGTATTTGCATACATGCAAGCAAAGGATGTTACTCTTGTAGAGGATTCCAGTAAATCAGTTATTGATTTACGGAATCCTCCTCCATCTTATCCTCCTTGATTATAGGAGATAAGGTTTCCTTTATAATTATCTTTCCTAGTTTTTCTGATTGTATTCAAACTCTACTCTGTTTTGTATACATCTATATAAATGCAATACTCCACCAGAGAGAAGTACGGTGGTTTTACAAATATTGTTATTGTatcatattcatttttggaTTAATCTCCTCGATCCTCTAATGGTTGATTCTTCCTTCTCTTTCAACACCATGATTCACATGGTCACGATTAAACTCTCCTCTACAAATTACATTCTCTGGTGAAATCAACTCCTCCCTCTTCTTCAATGTCAGAACCTTCTTAGCCATGTCGATGGTTCCATTGCAGCGCCTCCAACCACTATTGCcactgattcttcttcttctcaaccAAATCCTAAATATGCGGAATGGCAACTTCAAGATCAACGTCTTCTCAGtctcatcttctcttctttGACTGAAGAAGCCATGGCTGAAGTCCTTGGTCTTACCTTTGCTCGTGATGTCTGGCTTGCTTTGAAAAATTCTTTCAGCCATATTTCCAAGACTCGTGAACTTCGCATCAAGGATGATTTGTAGCTCATCAAACGTGGAATGGGCCGCTCGGTTGATGACATAAACAAGGTTCACTGGTATCTCAGAGGGTTGGGCGCTGACTTCGTTAATTTTTCTACTGCCCAAATGTCCCTCACCCCATTACCAACCTTCAAAGATTTGGTTCCCAAAACTGAAAGCTTTGAGATTTTTCAGAAGTCACTCGGGTTCTCCCCTGTTTCCTCTACTGCTTTTACTGCAACCAAAGGTTCTCCTTCTTCACGGGGTGGTAGCAACTCCAAGTTCCGTCGATCTCGCGGCGGGCACAATGGAGGACATGGACACGGACGTGGCAAACGAGGTTCCTATATTCCTTGGTGTCAGATTTGTAAGACTGAAGGGCATACTGCCGATCGCTGTCGGAATCGTTATGAGCGTAACGAACCTACGGCCCACCTTGCTGAAGCCTTCACCACGGCCTGTTGTCTTTCAAATGGCTCAGAGTCTGATTGGTTCATTGATACTGGCGCTTCCGCTCACATGACACCTGATTCTTCTCAGTTGGAAAAGGTTGAGCCTTATCATGGTAAGGACTGCGTAATAGTGGGAAATGGTGCTTCTCTTCCTATTACTCACACTGGCATGTTCTCTCCTTCTtccaattttaaacttttagatGTTCTTGTTGTCCCTCGTCTTACCAAAAACTTGTTGTCCATCATCAAACTAACTTCTGATTTTCCTCTCTCTGTCACTTTTTCTCATGATAATTTTGTTGTCCAGAATCAAGTCACAGGAACGGCGGTGGCAACCGGTAAACGCGAAGGTGGTCTTTATGTGGTGAATCATGGCAACCTTGCTTTTGTTTCTGTCCTTAGGAATAAAAATTTACATGCTTCTTTTGAATTATGGCATGCTCGCCTTGGTCATGTAAATCATTCTATTTTATctgttttgaataaaaaaggaCAATTATTTCTCACTTCTCTATTGCCTAATCCATCTCTTTGCTCTACTTGTCAACTCGCTAAAAGTCATCGTTTATCTTTTTCCCCAAATACTACACGATCTACTGATACTTTAGGTCTCATCCATTGCGATATTTGGGGTCCCGCTCCCGTCAAATCTAATTTTGGCTATATCTATTATGTGATATTTATCGATGATCACTCTCGCTTTACTTGGTTTTATCCCATGAAATTGAAATCGGATCTTTTTGATATTTTCCTCCAATTCCAAACATTGGTTGAAAATCAACACtccaacaaaattaaaatttttcaaagcgatGGTGGCGCCGAATTTACAAGTAATCGGTTTCAATCTCACCTTTGACAATTTGGCATTCATCACTAAATGTCTAGTCCATACACTCCTTCTCAAAATGGTAGAGCTGAGCGCAAACATCGGCATGTGACGGAAACTGGTCTTGCCCTCCTCTTTCACTCTCACGTTTCTCCTTGGCATTGGGTTGACGCTTTCAGCACAGCTACCTACATTATCAACCGATTGCCTATGCCCGTTCTTGGTGGTCTTTCACCTTTTGAAGTTCTCTCTGGTAAGTCTcctaattatgaaaattttcatcccttTGGTTGTCGAGTCTACCCTTACTTGCGTGATTATGTACCTCATAAATTTTCTCCCTGCAGTTTGCCGTGTATTTTCCTTGGCTATAGCTTTTCACATAAAGGTTTCCGTTGTTTTGACACTGAAACTTCTCGCACATATATTACACGGCATGCTCGTtttgatgagaatttttttccattttcaaacACTTCCCGTGCTAACTCTATCACTAACattgatttttctaattttttcgaGCCCTGCTCTCTTGAACACACTCCTAGCACATCTTCGCCCACTACTACGCAGATCTCCCCTGCTCCTTGTCATTTTTGCACAGATGACACTTTGCAGGTTTCTTCCTTTGATATGGCgtcaacttcttcttcaactgcACTTGCTACGTCAACAGCTCCTGCAGTTTCGCCCGCACCTGCATATACTACCTCAACAACGCCTGCAGTTTCATCTACTGATTCTATGGCCTCGCTCGTTGCCAATACTCCATCAATTTCTTGTGCATCTCATCCTATGGTTACTCGTGCAAAATCTGGGATTTTTAAGACACGGCATCCAGTTCATCTCAGCCTTGTGCAATCCTCATCATTGCTCCATGCTCTGCTTGTCACCTCTGAGCCTAAGAGATTTAAATCGGCTGCCAAAAATCCAGCTTGGCTTGTTGCCATGGACGACGAAATGAAGGCCCTTCAAACAAATCATACTTGGGATCTTGTTCCCCGGCCATCCAATACTAATATTGTTGGTTCCAAATGGGTTTTTCGGACTAAATTTCATTCCGATGGGTCCATTGATCGCTTCAAAGCGCGCCTTGTTGCAAAGGGGTATACTCAACTTCCTGGCCTCGATTACACGGACACTTTCAGCCCTGTGGTCAAAGTCTCCACAGTTCGTGTTGTTCTTTCTCTCGCAGTGTCTTACAAGTGGCCCTTGCCTCAACTCGACGTAAAAAATGCATTTCTCAACGGCATTCTTCACGAAACCGTCTACATGGAGCAGCCCCCGGGCTATGTTGATCCTCGCCATCCTCTCCATGTTTGCAAATTAAAGAAGGCTCtctatggcttgaaacaagcacCACGTGCTTGGTTTCAACGTTTTAGTTCATTTCTACtaaaacttgattttttttgCAGTCGCGCGGacctttctttatttgtttttaatcgGCAGGATGATCTTCTTTATCTTCTACTCTACGTCGATGATATTATCCTTACTGGGAATAATTCAGTTCTCATAAATCGATTTATTACCCAGCTACATGCCGAGTTTGCTATCAAGGATTTAGGtccattaaattattttcttggtctCGAGGCATCTTACATTCTCGACGGTGTCTTCCTCAGCCAAGTAAAATACGCTGCTAATATATTGGCCCGTGCACAACTTCTGGACAACAAACCCGTTCCAACTCCTATGGTTGTCTCTCAACGGCTCTCTTCCAAAGGTACGCCATTTGAAGATCCTACTCTCTACCGTTCATTAGTAGGTGCCTTACAATACTTGACAATTACACGTCCGGATCTTGCACATTCAGTCAACTCTGTAAGTCAGTTCCTTCATGCACCTACTACTGTTCATTTCCAGGCAGTCAAGCGAATACTTCGTTATGTAAAAGGCACACTTCACTTTGGCCTCAAGTTCACTTCATCCTCTTCTATGGGTTTGGTTGCATACTCAGATGCCGATTGGGCTGGATGCCCGGACACTAGACGCTCCACCTCTGGCTACTCAATCTATCTCGGCAATAATCTTGTCTTTTGGAGTGCCAAGAAACAGCCCACGGTTTCTCATTCAAGCTGCGAATCCGAATATCAAGCTCTCGCTCTCACTGCTGCTGAGGTTTTATGGCTCACTCATCTTCTACGTGATCTTCGGGTCACCTTAACTCATCGGCCTCTCCTTCTTTGTGACAACAAAAGTGCTATCTTTTTGAGCTCCAATCCCGTGTCCCATAAGCGCGCCAAACACATCGACCTCGATTATCACTTTTTACGTGAACTTCTTGTTGCTGGAACTCTTCGTCTTCAACATGTTCCGTCCCACTTGCAACTGGCCGATGTCTTTACCAAGAGTGTTTCACGGgatctctatcttttttttcgATCCAAGCTTCGAGTGTGTGTTAATCCCACTCTTAGCTTGCGGGAGGCTGTAGAGGATTCCAGTAAATCAGTTATTGATTTACGGAATCCTCCTCCATCTTATCCTCCTTGATTATAGGAGATAAGGTTTCCTTTGTAATTATCTTTCctagtttttctaattttattcaaaCTCTACTCTGTTTTGTATACATCTATATAAATGCAATACTCCACCAGAGAGAAGTACAGTGGTTTTACAAATATTGTTAACTCTTACCCATTGAAATCCCATAAGTCCGAACTAGATCTCTACCAGCAGGAGAAGTGCACTCGCAGAAAAGCATCCGCTCATCGACAGGCTAAAAAATTTAAGATCCCGTCCAGCCTGCAGGGGGAAGAAAAAGACAATTTAACACAAACTTGTCCATATTCTTATACAAGCAACCAAAATACACTAGGTTTCGTTggatattataaaatatctcattttatttaattattataattttttcaaactcttatataaaatataataaataatttaatttttctaaatattaaaataaaattatattaaaaaaattatattctaattattttattcaattctcaattttcatatcattttatctgcGTAATCAAACCAGCTTATATAAAGCTCACGATGAAGCGGATGGGTCCCCTAGCCTAGCAGAGCCTATTTTTAATAGCAGGTTTCGGCTCAGATTTTAGCATGGCACGGGATCAGGAAAATTATGCCATCATTTAGATATGAAATGCAACCAAATTAATTATTCGTGAgaaaagttctctctctctctctctcccctgcacgatttttttttcttgggtcaaaattttgatataaaaaggCCCGCCTTGTCCTGCGTATGCAACCCTTTAAAAGTTATCGGCAAAGAGAATACCAGTACAAGAATCAGTCGACTCCTGAACGCCACCTGGGTTGTTGCTCTAGTGGCCAGGGGCGTAGTCTATCCTAAACTCATTTCTTGCCTAAGCACAAGGAGGGGGGGAGTTCTCCTCCTTGATCGAAGGATGTGTCGCTTGAAGATGGCATGACTAAAACCCACGGAGCCTAAACTGCATCTTTTTACAAGCTCAAAATTCTGAGGCT encodes:
- the LOC121256110 gene encoding protein terminal ear1 homolog — protein: MSHSPELQRSSSMDGLVSLRGLNPDAPVFMPNLYPQFTLYPIFPTPRHYYLSHLTSHFCYHNPYIQSFSWPALYTDTYFQSKGFPPQPENMPAVEATTPSVTAPSEQTNKMHRVSSVDQRAAVQKVNLGKYGTPSCRGRGGACVRQAWSTKCGNGGNIGRRNSGNLNGYTRKADSLNTRGRSCARDEKKKSSPVLPVHCGVGKTTIMIRNIPSKYTRKMLVEFLDEHCKLENEKVETEEQIVSAFNFVYLPIDFSTGCNKGYAFVNFTDPRAVWKFYLAANNQSWELFHSNKIRQIAFARLQGEELVRHFESMGFPCESDEVLPVSFSPPRDGSRDFGKQSIVGRCIRTGPRGHRHERVR